One Rhododendron vialii isolate Sample 1 chromosome 2a, ASM3025357v1 genomic region harbors:
- the LOC131316795 gene encoding uncharacterized protein LOC131316795, giving the protein MFFAVVCMLFGLANEVAIFYFSGLLVVDRRFRERIFLGLGFWLKEKTGKKWANSCPSTASWLQIEGSDILKLAPLRNWKSIMSCLDYCNDDDMQWASNNAQFTGNNASDIELASRRLWGSWKASDKAIKGIAPIETS; this is encoded by the exons ATGTTCTTCGCTGTGGTTTGCATGTTGTTTGGTTTGGCTAATGAGgttgcaattttttatttttcgggtTTGTTGGTTGTCGATCGGAGGTTCCGTGAACGCATATTTCTAGGATTAGGATTTtggttgaaagaaaaaacaggGAAGAAATGGGCCAATAGTTGCCCATCTACAGCTTCGTGGCTCCAGATTGAGGGTTCAGATATTCTAAAG CTTGCTCCCTTGAGGAACTGGAAATCAATCATGAGTTGCCTCGACTATTGCAATGACGATGATATGCAATGGGCTTCTAACAATGCACAGTTCACAGGAAATAATGCATCAG ATATTGAACTTGCAAGTAGAAGACTGTGGGGAAGTTGGAAAGCAAGTGACAAGGCAATAAAGGGAATTGCTCCAATTGAGACCTCCTAA
- the LOC131316796 gene encoding protein LIKE EARLY STARVATION, chloroplastic-like, with protein sequence MFGTKGGTRSMTGRAAARNKRTNGPSAPRVTAGQNGVARVENFDSNGHGVKQGETWWQGKYGERWNRTWGEGHNGSGWVNKYGKSSCGEHWDTHAEQDTWYERYPHFWV encoded by the exons ATGTTTGGCACGAAAG GTGGGACGAGAAGTATGACGGGAAGGGCAGCAGCACGAAATAAGCGGACAAATGGGCCGAGCGCTCCTAGGGTGACGGCTGGTCAAAATGGGGTGGCAAGGGTTGAGAACTTCGATTCAAATGGTCATGGTGTCAAACAAGGGGAGACATGGTGGCAAGGAAAATATGGAGAGCGGTGGAACCGCACTTGGGGTGAGGGTCACAACGGATCTGGATGGGTGAATAAGTACGGAAAGAGCAGCTGTGGCGAGCACTGGGATACTCATGCGGAGCAAGACACGTGGTACGAGAGGTATCCCCATTTTTGGGTTTGA